The DNA segment tacaaaataatattgtagTGTTTCTCAACTAATATAAAAGAGATATTgggtttttttctatttaatctatactattaaagtatCATGcccttatttttttaatttatttacatttcAATGCCTTtgtcattttttattattttaaataaatttcggCCACAATAAATTTGCTTTTTCTACTTTCATCGGAAATGGCGGATTGGGCTCCGGTTCTCGTCGGAGTCGTGTTGTTCGTGATGCTCTCTCCAGGACTCCTCTTCTCATTGCCGGGACATCACCGGACGCTAGATCTCGGCGGCATGAAGACCAACGGCAAAGCAATCGCCGTTCACACACTCATCTTCTTCGCTGCTTACACGATCTTGATCCTCGCCGTCAATCTCCACATCACCACCGGCTGATTTAGAGCTTTTATTGAATCTGGGGGGTTACAGGAATCTTCTTAGATTTGGATATCTGTTTAGTTTCACTTTTACGTAATCTGTTTTATAGTCTGATACTTGTTCCGGACCGAACATTAACTTGTTGTCTTGTTCATGTTCATTGTGTTTTACTGAAAGTGTATTAAAGAATCAgacattaatgaaaaaaattgtgGAAACAATCGAGATGAAGATGCTTTATGTTGGTTATTACATGCCATGGTCACAACAGCTCACAAATGTCTTATACTAATTGTTATGTGATGGGAAGTACATCAAGGTTAGAAATTAAATGTAggaaaatacaaaattacatattatttatttgtatacaACCATTTGTTGTCACTCTGCTTGAAACACTATTACCCAAGAATCAGagattatcaaaataaaatagcgGAAAAAGGCAAACTTTGAATCCAAAGAAGCTTATCTGTGTTACACTACAAGATCAGAAATGGATGTGAATTTGTATGGCAATGATCAAGATAGTGAgtatacagaaatatataatgGCGTGGACCAAAATCGAAATGCCGCTTGTGCTCATGTTACCAAACTCCATCACTCTTGTCCTTGCCGGTAGCTGAAAGAGCAATCCTGGCGAGAGTAGAATGAAGAGAGCTACTGCTACAATCACAGGTCCCCAGTCTGCACTCATATCTTCACAAACTCTGAAACCTAGATACAAAGGTCCAGTTGGTCGTGAAAGGTTTTGACCAGAAAAAGGGCATagactttgaaaatatattctGGTGGTGAAGATGTCTTTTATCCAAGTTTTCTTTGGTATAACAGCCGTTCTAGACTTGGATATTGACTTACATTTGGCTTACAATAGAAACTGGACTATGCAACGTTTTTAGGGTGGGGAAATGACAAGCTTTCTTCCATGAGAACAACGAAACAGCGGGATGTTACAGGCCATAAACAATGAATGGGCCTCAGTGCCAAAGAAAAAAGATGCGATCAAGGACTAATCTGCTGTAAAATATTTTCGAAAACGATTCATTTAGGGCGGGGCACAATCCGATTTGTTCCATTGGTTCTATGTGGATAAAGAACCTGTTTGCAGTTTTATATGGGTTAAATATATGGTAGATTTGAAGTTAGGGCTTATTTGTGatataccaaaaaaaatgtaaaattagttttgtaaaagaaaggataaagagagataggaagagaaaagaGGAGAGAAGGTGTGATTTTGGTTATATAATGAtgaattatagatttttttttggttatatcaCCTAATTTCCCTTGAAGTTAATCACCAGATAGAAGACACAAAAAAAACTTCGAAGAAAACTGGTCAACACTCAACAGTTAATATGTTGGCTTCGGTTAATATGAACGAGAGAGATGCGTTTTCATTTGGAGGTGGGAGTAATGTGATTCTCTGATCTGCATCTGGTCCCTACTTCTTGATTGATTCGGTAACCTAAACCGATCCAgctaagaagatacaaataagGAAGATAACTACATAAACTTGAACAACTAAACTCATatattacaaagaaaaaaattaatttattcttCTCTCGTCTTTTAACTGAAACAAGTCGTGGAATTAATCAAGTATAATATACATTTGGAAACTTCTATATTTTACATGCTTTCTAGAATCTTATGacattttaaattcaaataatgGCATAGTACTACTAACTGAGGCGTAAACAAATCATTTGTATAATAGTagctgctttttttttttttttttttttttaaacacctAGTAGCTGCTTTTAATTTTTAGGTTTCGGTAATAAACCATCATGCTTCCCTTTTTCTATGGAATATTCTTACATTTTAAccagctttaaaaaaaaaacattctttcaTTTCTCATGAAAACAAACCTTTTTTCTGAGTAATATCAAGATTGCATTCGTCGAGCGAACAAATTAGATAAATGTAATAAGAACCGTTGGAATTATAGCAAATCCCGGCTACAATCCAACTGAGACCTTTCTCTTTAGGTATAGCTTGCAAGCAACTGTGCATACGATTTGGAGGGAGAGAAACTCGCGTAGGCATGGTGAGGAGTCACATGATGTGGCAGTTTTGGTCAAGTTCATTGACAAGGCAATCAGGCTGAAGCTACTTGCAGTTAAAGGCAAAGGGCATAAATATCTTGAAGAGGGTCTCATGGCTTGGTTTGGATCACGAGAAGGCTGAGAGGAGGTTTAAAAAATAGAGTCTCTGATTTTTTGATTCTttgtacaaaaataaaacagtaGCATCAGATGTAATACAGTTTTGgctgaataaattttacattcattcaaaaaaaaaaaaaaataagaaccgttgatatattcaaatttaataaactttctctttttttcttaaccAAACATAATCTATTCTTGAAAGACGTGAAACTTTGTGTTGTGGGTTGAAGTTTTCTTAGAGACAGAGAATATGCATGATATCATCTTAGCTAAATATTTTGaagtaaaagaaagaaatataaggAAACATagtaaagagagaaagataaattCAAGTCATCCAAAAATTGGGAGGCCTACTCTCAACTACCAAAAAGAACACATTAGTGTTTGTTGTGTTAGGTCATTTATTCAGTCACCTAACCCTAACTATATGAAATACGTTAAAActcaaatatatagaaaaataaggAAATACGATTTGTTAATATAactctttgtttgttttaataaataaaaacgcAATCTTGgaattaggggtgggcgttcgggtacccgttcgggttcgggtcgggtatt comes from the Brassica napus cultivar Da-Ae chromosome A7, Da-Ae, whole genome shotgun sequence genome and includes:
- the LOC106352706 gene encoding uncharacterized protein LOC106352706 gives rise to the protein NFGHNKFAFSTFIGNGGLGSGSRRSRVVRDALSRTPLLIAGTSPDARSRRHEDQRQSNRRSHTHLLRCLHDLDPRRQSPHHHRLI
- the LOC106352705 gene encoding uncharacterized protein LOC106352705; its protein translation is MSADWGPVIVAVALFILLSPGLLFQLPARTRVMEFGNMSTSGISILVHAIIYFCILTILIIAIQIHIHF